The DNA sequence ACAAGTAAGGAAGATGGAATTCTCCGCAGCTTTAGTCTCAGTGAAGAAGATGCGAGTCAGATGATTATGTCTGCTCGTATGGCTTTGGGCTGGTTGGATGAAGCTGACCTTGCTGAAGGTGATGCCACTAAAGAAGGTGGTGATGCTGAAGGCGAAGAGGCTGTCGAGGCTGAAACTGCGACGGAAGAGGCTGCTGAAGAGGCTGTCTCGAAAGAGTAGGAAGTTAGTTAGTGAAAGAGAAACGGGATAAATCCCCAGAGAGAAAGTGTATCTTATCTGGGGACGTGATGGACAAGGATTTAATGATCCGATTTGTTCTGTCTCCTGAAAATCTTTTAACGCCTGACCTTGCGGCAAAACTCCCAGGAAGAGGGGTTTGGATAAAGACAGATCGCTCCCTCATCGAGGAAGCGATTGACAAAAAAACAATACTAAAGGCGGTTGCACGGTCCCTAAAGACCCAAGTAACCCCCCAGATGCTTCCAGAGGCACTGCTCGTTCTTTTGGAAAATCTTCTTAAAAAGAGGGTGCTGGATCGTCTTGGTATAGAACAAAGGGCGGGTCATGTTGTGACAGGCTTTGATAAAATCAAAGCAGCGCTCGGTAAGAAAAGTAAGCCAGTTTATCTGTTTCAGGCAAATGATGCAGGAGAAGATGGGCGGAAAAAGATTAAGTTCAGTGTGCAAGGGTACACTGATACGCCAGTAGCAGAGTGTGATATATTTACACGTGACGATTTGTCCTCTGCGCTGGGAAGAGATAATGCAGTGCATGTTCTTTTGCTAAAAGGGGCAGCACTTGGTAAACTAGAAGCGGATTTGAGCCGTTTGAATGGAATCGCAGGATTGGTGGAAGAGTAACGACCCCGCTTGCTGAAGGAAAAAGAGTATACTATGAGTGACGATAAGAAGCTGACATTAACACCAAAATTAGGTGTCGGAAAAGGCGTTGAAACTGGCCAAGTCCGTCAGAGCTTTAGTCATGGTCGCAGTAAGGCGGTTGTGGTAGAACGGAAAAAGAAACGCGTTCTTAAAAATGCGCCGGGTACAACGGCTCCAGCGGGAGAGAGTAAATCCTCTGGTCAGTCTAAGCCTGCAGGGTTTCAGCCTAAAAAGCGATCAAATCCAGGAGGGCTTTCCGATACAGAGATGGAAAAGCGTGCACTGGTTTTAGAGCAAGCTAAAAAGGATGCCGAGCGCAAGGCTGAAGAGGCGAAGAAGCAGGCTGCTCTTGATGCAGAGCGTAAAAAGCTTGAAGAGGCCGAAGCCGCAAAGCGCAGCGTAGAAGAACAAGCTGAGCGGAAAGCCGCTGAAGCTGCTCAGAAGAAAGCTGAAGAAGAAGCGCGTGTTAAAGCTGAGAAAGAATCGGCAAAGCGCACTGAGGCTGAAGCTGCTGCACGCGAAAAAGAAGAAGATGAAGCGAAGAAAAAGTCAGAGCTTGAAGCGCGCGCTGTGCAACTTAGAAAAGCCTCTGAAGCGCGTAAGGCTGATATGAGTGCCGCTGCCACTGCTACAGAAGGCGATGAAAAACGCCGTGGTAAGCAAAAGAGAACCAAAGACAAACGTAAAACTGAAGAAAACCGTCGTGGAGCTGGTCGTGGAAATAATGACCGTCGCGGAGGAAAACTTACAATTGCGAAAGCAACTTCTGGTGATGAGGGCGGTCGTCAACGCTCAATTGCGGCGATGAAACGGGCGCAAGCAAAAGCAAAACGCCAGCAAGGGGATCAACAAGAAGCTAAGAAACAGAGCCGTGAAATTACAATTCCTGAAGTGATTACAGTTCAAGAATTGGCAAACCGAATGGCTGAAAAAGGCGTTGCCTTAGTTAAAGTCCTTATGGGTATGGGTGTTATGGCCACTATTAATGAGGTTCTTGATCAAGATACTGCCCAATTGGTGGTTGAAGAATTTGGCCATAAGCCAAAACGTGTTCTTGATTCTGATGTTGAGATTGGTATCTCTGGGGCTGAAGATGATGAAACAGATCTAGCATCTCGTGCACCAGTTGTCACAGTGATGGGTCACGTTGATCATGGTAAAACATCCCTCTTGGATGCTCTTCGTAAGGCGAATGTTGTGTCAGGTGAAGCTGGTGGTATTACTCAGCATATTGGTGCCTATCAAGTCGAAGTTTCGGGTCAGAAAATTACTTTCTTAGATACACCAGGTCACGCAGCCTTTACGGAAATGCGTGCACGCGGTGCATCTGTTACAGATATTTGTATTGTCGTTGTTGCAGCAGATGACGGCGTTATGCCTCAAACAAAAGAAGCAATTGCACATGCAAAAGCTGCGGGTGTTCCTTTGATTATCGCCATCAATAAAATGGATCGCGAGGGCGCTAACCCTGATCGTGTGAGACAAGAGCTTCTTCAGGAAGAAGTTGTCGTAGAAAGCTTCTCTGGGGATGTTCAGGAAGTTGAAATTTCAGCCCTAACAGGTTTGGGCCTAGATAATTTGAAAGAACAAATTCTTTTACAAGCTGAACTTCTGGAGTTGAAAGCAAACCCAAGTCGTGCTGCAAACGGTGTGGTTGTTGAAGCCAAGTTGGATAAAGGTCGTGGTTCTGTAACAACCACTCTTATTCAAAAAGGGACAGTGAAAATTGGTGATATCTTTGTTGCTGGTGCTGAATGGGGCCGCGTGAGAGCGTTGGTCAACGATAAAGGACAGCAAGTGAAAGAAGCTGGACCGTCTGTGCCTGTTGAGGTTCTCGGTGCTGGTGGCGTTCCTTCTGCAGGAGATGACTTTGCTGTTGTTTCTAACGAGGCAAGAGCCCGTGAGATTGTTGATTATCGTCAAGAGCAGATCAAAAAGAAAAGAGCCTTGGCAGCTGCCGGTCCAAAAACAATGGAAGCAATGTTTACTCAGCTTAAAGAATCTGGAGAAACACAATCTTTCCAAGTGGTCTTGAAGGCAGATGTTCAAGGGTCAGTTGAAGCAATTACAGCGGCTCTTGAAAAAGCAGGGAATGACGACATTGCTTGTCGTGTCCTACACGGGGCTGTCGGTGGTATTACTGAATCTGACATTACTTTGGCGAATGCTTCAGATGCTATGGTTATAGGCTTTAATGTGCGTCCGAATAAGCAAGCCCGTGAAAGTGCGGAAAGTTTAGGAACTGCTATGAAGTTCTATAGCGTCATTTATGATTTGATCGATGATGTGAAGGCGGCAATGGCTGGCCAACTTGGTCCAGAATTTAAAGAGAATGTAATTGGCTCTGCTGAAATTCTAGATGTCTTTACGGCCGGCAAAAAAGGCAAGGCTGCAGGGTGTCGTGTTCTTGAAGGTAATATTAGGAACGACCTTAAGGCGCGCATTCTTCGGGACGGCGTCATTGTCTATGAAGGTCAAATTGAAAACCTTCGTCGTTTCAAAGACGATGTTAAGAAGGTTGAAAGTGGCCAAGAGTGTGGTCTTACTTTTGAGGACTTCCATGAGATGCGTGCTGGCGATGAACTGCAAGTTTATGAGCTGGAAGAAGTTGAAAGAAAGCTATAATTTAGCTTTCTGATTGTTCTAAGGACAAAATCATGAGAAATGAGCGTGAAAGAAAAGGGGGAGGCGGGCTCCGCCTTTTAAGAGTGGGGGAAAATATCCGTCACAGCCTTTCTTCTTTTCTAAGCCGGGGTGATGTATCCGTTGAGAGTTTATCCTCTGCTTCTATCACTGTCTCTGAAGTGCGTGTTAGCCCTGATCTTAGAAATGCGACGATTTTCTACATGCCACTAGGGGGGCGTGACTTAGAAGCTGTTGCTACAGGATTGAAAGAGGCGGCGCCAGAGATGCGTAAACATCTCTCAAAAACGGTTCATATGAAATATATCCCAAATTTGAAATTCAAATTGGATGAAAGCTTTGATGAGGCTTCCCACATTGATGGATTGCTGCGCAATCCAAAAGTTCAAAGGGACCTAAAGTCATCAGATCTTTCTGAAAACGGAGGGTCTCCTGAAAGTACAGATTCTCCTGAGATTTCAGGTTCTGGCGAGTAGTTCATGGGAAGAAAGCGCAAGGGTGAAAAGCTCGACGGTTGGATTATTATCGATAAAGCGCTGAACCTATCCAGTAGCCAGGTCGTTGGAAAAGTTCGCTGGTTAACCAAAGCTCAAAAAGCCGGACATGCAGGGACGTTAGACCCGCTTGCAACAGGTGTGCTGCCCATCGGACTTGGGGAAGCAACAAAAACGATGCCCTTCATCGTTGATGCCTCAAAAACATATGAGTTTAAAATGAAGTGGGGATCTTCCACCACGACCGATGATCTTGAGGGCGAGGTTGTTGATGTCAGCGATGTCTTTCCTTCAAAAGCCGAGCTAGAAGCTCAGTTGCCTATTTTTACAGGTCTTATAAGTCAGACACCTCCCATCTATAGTGCAATTAAAGTAGATGGCAAAAGAGCCTATGATCTAGCACGGGCAGGGGAAGAGGTCGTCCTCAAAAGCCGTCTGGTTCAAATCGATTCGATACAAATCCTTTGTCATGATAGTGATTCGCTTGAAACACACCTGCGTGTTGAATGCGGAAAAGGAACATATATAAGGTCACTTGCGCGGGATATTGCTGAGAAATGCAGCTCTAGAGCGCATGTTTCTTATTTGCGGCGAACACGTGTGGGCCCTTTTCAGGAAAAAGATGCGATTTCGCTGGAAAAACTAGAAGAATTAAGCCATAGTGCGCCGGCTCAGAGCCTTCTGCTCTCGCTTATGACTGCACTGGACGACATCCCGGTGGTAGCCGTAAGTGGAAGTGAAGCGGAAGATTTATCTTTTGGTCGTCAGATCAAAGGAGAATTGCTTCAAGGTGCTGAGAGCGTGCAGGGCACAGTGATTTTGGTTTTTGATAACCGTCCAGTAGCAATTGCTGAGACAATCGAAACCGGGTTTCAGCCTCTGCGTGTCTTCAATATGTAACGTTTTTAAAAAGGAGAAGACGATGTCGATTACTGCTGAGCGTAAAGCTGAAGTTATTAAAGAGTATGCTGTAAAAGAAGGTGACACAGGATCACCAGAAGTACAGGTTGCTATTCTGACAGATCGTATTGTTACACTGACAGATCACTTCAAGTCTCACAAAAAAGATAACCACTCTCGTCGTGGTCTTCTGAAAATGGTTAACTCGCGCCGTAGCTTGCTTGATTATTTGAAGAAAAAAGACGAAGCACGTTACCAGAGCCTTATTAAGCGTCTGGGTCTACGTAAGTAATCTAAGATAGGGTTGGTCTCATACCAGCCCTATTTTTTTAAGGGGAGTGGTCATGTCTCAGACACTCTATTGCCCCTAATTTTGTAAATCACGGCAAGGGCCGTGTTTTATTGATTCAGCAGGATGACGATCCGGTCGCCTGTGTAGTTTTGAAATGGTGTATTGTCATGGGGACAATGCAAGAAGTCGAAGAGTAGAGAAACTTTTATTTCGCGACTTCGGAAGGTTAAATATGTTTAATATTACAAGAGAAGAAATTCAATGGGGTGATAGCACCCTTGTTTTAGAAACTGGCCACGTTGCGCGCCAGGCAACCGGTGCTGTAATGGCATCTATGGGTGAGACCACAGTCCTTTGTACTGTTGTTGGTGCTCGCTCTCCAAAACCAGGTCAGGACTTTTTCCCTCTGACCGTTAACTATCAAGAAAAATTCTATGCTGCGGGTAAAATTCCTGGCGGCTATTTCAAGCGTGAAGGACGTCCGACTGAAGCAGAGACACTGATCTGCCGTTTGATTGACCGTCCTATCCGCCCTCTTTTTCCAGAAGGTTTCAAAAACGAAGTTCAGGTGATCTGTACGGTCGTTTCTTATGACGGTGAAAACCAACCTGATGTTGTTGCTATGGTCGGCGCTTCTGCAGCCCTAACAATTTCGGGAATTCCATTCATGGGCCCAATCGGTTGTGCGCGGGTTGGATATAAAGATGGTGAATATATTCTTAACCCAAGTAAGGAAGCACTAGAAGATAGTGAGCTTGATCTTGTTGTTTCTGGAACACATGACGCCGTTCTTATGGTTGAATCAGAAGCGAATGAGCTTTCTGAAGATGTGATGCTAGGTGCAGTGGTTTATGGCCATGACCAGCAGCAAGCTGTCATCAATGGGATCATTAATCTTGCAGAAAAATGTGCCAAAGAACCTTGGGATCTTGCTGAGGCGCCAGAGTGGAAAGAAGAAAAAGCTGAGATTGCTAAAATCGGTGAAGCTGGCCTTCGTGATGCCTATGCTACTGTTGATAAAGTAGACCGTGTGGCTAAGATTTCTGCTGTTAAAGCCGATGTTGCCGCTGCCTTTGAAGCCCGTATCGCAGATGAGAACAGCCCAATGACAGGCGTGATCATGGGCGACTTGGTTAAGAAGCTTGAGAAAGATATTGTACGCGGTGATATCATTAAAACTGGTAAGCGTATTGATGGTCGTAAACTTGACGATGTGCGTGACATTGAAGCACAAGCTGGTGTCCTTCCTCGTGCCCATGGTTCTGCCTTGTTTACACGGGGTGAAACACAGGGTCTTGTTGTCGCGACACTTGGAACTTCCGA is a window from the Temperatibacter marinus genome containing:
- a CDS encoding DUF448 domain-containing protein, encoding MKEKRDKSPERKCILSGDVMDKDLMIRFVLSPENLLTPDLAAKLPGRGVWIKTDRSLIEEAIDKKTILKAVARSLKTQVTPQMLPEALLVLLENLLKKRVLDRLGIEQRAGHVVTGFDKIKAALGKKSKPVYLFQANDAGEDGRKKIKFSVQGYTDTPVAECDIFTRDDLSSALGRDNAVHVLLLKGAALGKLEADLSRLNGIAGLVEE
- the infB gene encoding translation initiation factor IF-2, which translates into the protein MSDDKKLTLTPKLGVGKGVETGQVRQSFSHGRSKAVVVERKKKRVLKNAPGTTAPAGESKSSGQSKPAGFQPKKRSNPGGLSDTEMEKRALVLEQAKKDAERKAEEAKKQAALDAERKKLEEAEAAKRSVEEQAERKAAEAAQKKAEEEARVKAEKESAKRTEAEAAAREKEEDEAKKKSELEARAVQLRKASEARKADMSAAATATEGDEKRRGKQKRTKDKRKTEENRRGAGRGNNDRRGGKLTIAKATSGDEGGRQRSIAAMKRAQAKAKRQQGDQQEAKKQSREITIPEVITVQELANRMAEKGVALVKVLMGMGVMATINEVLDQDTAQLVVEEFGHKPKRVLDSDVEIGISGAEDDETDLASRAPVVTVMGHVDHGKTSLLDALRKANVVSGEAGGITQHIGAYQVEVSGQKITFLDTPGHAAFTEMRARGASVTDICIVVVAADDGVMPQTKEAIAHAKAAGVPLIIAINKMDREGANPDRVRQELLQEEVVVESFSGDVQEVEISALTGLGLDNLKEQILLQAELLELKANPSRAANGVVVEAKLDKGRGSVTTTLIQKGTVKIGDIFVAGAEWGRVRALVNDKGQQVKEAGPSVPVEVLGAGGVPSAGDDFAVVSNEARAREIVDYRQEQIKKKRALAAAGPKTMEAMFTQLKESGETQSFQVVLKADVQGSVEAITAALEKAGNDDIACRVLHGAVGGITESDITLANASDAMVIGFNVRPNKQARESAESLGTAMKFYSVIYDLIDDVKAAMAGQLGPEFKENVIGSAEILDVFTAGKKGKAAGCRVLEGNIRNDLKARILRDGVIVYEGQIENLRRFKDDVKKVESGQECGLTFEDFHEMRAGDELQVYELEEVERKL
- the rbfA gene encoding 30S ribosome-binding factor RbfA; translated protein: MRNERERKGGGGLRLLRVGENIRHSLSSFLSRGDVSVESLSSASITVSEVRVSPDLRNATIFYMPLGGRDLEAVATGLKEAAPEMRKHLSKTVHMKYIPNLKFKLDESFDEASHIDGLLRNPKVQRDLKSSDLSENGGSPESTDSPEISGSGE
- the truB gene encoding tRNA pseudouridine(55) synthase TruB produces the protein MGRKRKGEKLDGWIIIDKALNLSSSQVVGKVRWLTKAQKAGHAGTLDPLATGVLPIGLGEATKTMPFIVDASKTYEFKMKWGSSTTTDDLEGEVVDVSDVFPSKAELEAQLPIFTGLISQTPPIYSAIKVDGKRAYDLARAGEEVVLKSRLVQIDSIQILCHDSDSLETHLRVECGKGTYIRSLARDIAEKCSSRAHVSYLRRTRVGPFQEKDAISLEKLEELSHSAPAQSLLLSLMTALDDIPVVAVSGSEAEDLSFGRQIKGELLQGAESVQGTVILVFDNRPVAIAETIETGFQPLRVFNM
- the rpsO gene encoding 30S ribosomal protein S15, translated to MSITAERKAEVIKEYAVKEGDTGSPEVQVAILTDRIVTLTDHFKSHKKDNHSRRGLLKMVNSRRSLLDYLKKKDEARYQSLIKRLGLRK
- the pnp gene encoding polyribonucleotide nucleotidyltransferase, with the protein product MFNITREEIQWGDSTLVLETGHVARQATGAVMASMGETTVLCTVVGARSPKPGQDFFPLTVNYQEKFYAAGKIPGGYFKREGRPTEAETLICRLIDRPIRPLFPEGFKNEVQVICTVVSYDGENQPDVVAMVGASAALTISGIPFMGPIGCARVGYKDGEYILNPSKEALEDSELDLVVSGTHDAVLMVESEANELSEDVMLGAVVYGHDQQQAVINGIINLAEKCAKEPWDLAEAPEWKEEKAEIAKIGEAGLRDAYATVDKVDRVAKISAVKADVAAAFEARIADENSPMTGVIMGDLVKKLEKDIVRGDIIKTGKRIDGRKLDDVRDIEAQAGVLPRAHGSALFTRGETQGLVVATLGTSDDVQYVDSLDGTNKNGFMLHYNFPPYSVGECGRLGGAGRREIGHGKLAWRAVHAVMPEDDSFPYTIRLVSEITESNGSSSMASVCGASLAMMDAGVPIKRPVSGIAMGLIKEGDDFAVLSDILGDEDHLGDMDFKVAGTEKGLTALQMDIKITGITREIMEVALEQAGRGRGYILDEMSKGLSGTRTEMSAHAPRIETMKIPVDKIREVIGTGGKVIREIVEQTGAKVSIEDDGTINIASSNAEEIDAAKAWITGIVAEPEVGVIYKGKVVRLMDFGAFVNFMGSKDGLVHISELKEERVENVTDVVKEGDEVYVKCLEIDPRGKVRLSMRVVDQETGETDPNAAPPKEAPKGGGKRGPRRPRD